A stretch of the Malus domestica chromosome 08, GDT2T_hap1 genome encodes the following:
- the LOC103451186 gene encoding LOW QUALITY PROTEIN: uncharacterized protein (The sequence of the model RefSeq protein was modified relative to this genomic sequence to represent the inferred CDS: inserted 2 bases in 1 codon), whose protein sequence is MGLSKEQLLARLKELQVDFPQHEHPVVLTVEAQQDMICFHRAKYVGNLGGGLSENLFLKDKKRRFYIVSASADAKLDLKAVLSVGLGLGRGGLRMAPEEALGEILQVPLGCVMPFSLVNESGRHVSLLLDHKFKSQEWCFFHPLSNDMSISLSTHDLDKFLKSIGRDXSYVDLEANPSVGKDQPPDLACFVPSGSTVLPDPPQPATSSEGRVEIQVSVDNKSTASIGTVL, encoded by the exons GAGCTACAAGTCGATTTTCCCCAACATGAACATCCTGTTGTTCTGACCGTTGAAGCTCAG CAAGATATGATTTGTTTTCATCGGGCCAAATATGTTGGAAATCTGGGAGGTGGACTGAGTGAAAATTTATTCTTGAAG GACAAGAAAAGAAGGTTTTATATTGTTTCCGCTTCGGCAGATGCTAAATTAGATTTGAAAG CGGTTCTATCTGTGGGGCTTGGTTTGGGAAGAGGGGGCTTGAGAATGGCTCCTGAAGAAGCACTTGGAGAAATACTTCAG GTCCCTCTGGGTTGCGTTATGCCTTTTTCCCTGGTGAATGAATCTGGACG CCATGTCTCTCTGTTGTTGGATCACAAATTTAAAAGTCAGGAGTGGTGCTTCTTCCACCCTTTATCGAATGACATGTCAATCT CACTTAGTACCCATGATCTTGACAAGTTTCTAAAATCAATTGGGAGAGA CTCATATGTTGACTTGGAG GCTAACCCATCGGTTGGGAAGGATCAACCGCCTGATCTTGCCTGCTTTGTTCCGTCCGGTTCCACAGTGTTGCCAGACCCTCCGCAACCAGCAACTTCCTCGGAAGGTCGTGTAGAAATTCAAGTTTCTGTGGATAACAAATCAACAGCAAGTATAGGTACTGTCCTGTGA